In one window of Rhodoglobus vestalii DNA:
- a CDS encoding tyrosine-protein phosphatase — protein sequence MNELNWDGYLNIRDLGGLPTSLSITGFTATGRIACGPRRERLTAAGWAEARKWGLSSVVDLRCAYEIGAGQGDPETAAEAAADITIVNAPTEDQDDAEFMWVCTPILDSPEYWAHNWRLQPHLVRGALEAIAASQPGTLVHCSAGRDRTGMISALLLGNAGVSPDAVAADYAASVHAMASVTQLAPGLAAERVRSPEEVDE from the coding sequence ATGAATGAGCTCAACTGGGATGGCTACCTCAACATCCGCGATTTGGGTGGCCTGCCGACTTCGCTTTCGATCACAGGCTTCACTGCGACTGGGCGAATTGCCTGTGGTCCGCGCCGAGAACGCCTAACCGCGGCCGGTTGGGCTGAGGCACGCAAGTGGGGCCTCAGCTCAGTGGTAGATCTCCGTTGCGCTTACGAAATCGGTGCTGGACAGGGTGACCCCGAAACCGCAGCGGAAGCTGCCGCCGACATCACCATCGTGAACGCCCCGACCGAAGATCAAGACGACGCCGAGTTCATGTGGGTCTGCACCCCCATCCTTGACTCCCCGGAGTACTGGGCTCACAACTGGCGCCTCCAACCCCACTTGGTACGCGGAGCTCTCGAAGCAATTGCAGCTTCACAACCTGGCACGCTCGTGCACTGCAGCGCAGGACGCGACCGCACGGGGATGATCAGCGCCCTCCTCCTCGGCAATGCCGGAGTCTCCCCGGATGCCGTAGCAGCTGATTACGCGGCTTCCGTTCACGCGATGGCGAGCGTCACGCAACTTGCACCCGGCCTCGCCGCTGAACGAGTCCGGTCGCCTGAAGAAGTTGACGAGTAG
- a CDS encoding LacI family DNA-binding transcriptional regulator, whose product MPRQSRHRVTIHEVAKHAGVSITTVSHSLNGKGVVADATRQRVIAAAKEIGYSANAIARGLRGNPLGVIGLVIRPLEDLDSYQPEGVDYFMRFAGAAAVEALDHGFGLMLVRDPTAGALPGIALAVDGFIISDPVANDPLIALLNRNDIPIVTVGRDTERPEFRDWVETGTSTDGRAVVNALVDRGAKRIALVTGTDSNAWNADSDLAYRRWTAELGYDELVYHQDERSGEAGGRAVAEIMLAAALAGEQDLPDAIYCLTGRHAAGLQERLQEAGYRIPADIMIVAGSDSEQTRNSTPPITSVDLVPEATAKAAVDFLLRRLEGDTESRSPFVQNVLRFRESTNRPLL is encoded by the coding sequence ATGCCCCGACAGAGTCGACACAGAGTCACAATTCATGAGGTTGCCAAGCACGCCGGTGTCTCTATCACAACGGTCTCCCACTCACTCAATGGGAAGGGGGTTGTTGCCGACGCAACGCGGCAGCGTGTTATCGCTGCCGCCAAAGAGATCGGCTATAGCGCCAATGCGATTGCTCGGGGATTGCGCGGTAATCCACTGGGCGTAATCGGTCTCGTCATCCGCCCACTCGAAGATCTCGACTCGTACCAGCCGGAGGGTGTGGACTATTTCATGCGCTTTGCTGGTGCCGCTGCAGTCGAAGCGCTTGACCACGGATTCGGCCTGATGCTTGTGCGCGACCCCACAGCGGGCGCCTTGCCCGGCATCGCCCTTGCGGTCGACGGGTTCATCATTTCTGATCCGGTTGCCAACGATCCCTTGATCGCGCTGCTGAATCGTAATGACATTCCTATAGTCACCGTGGGGCGGGACACTGAGCGGCCAGAATTCCGCGACTGGGTCGAAACTGGCACGTCGACCGACGGTCGGGCAGTTGTGAACGCGCTCGTTGACAGGGGCGCGAAGCGTATCGCCCTCGTTACCGGCACCGACTCGAATGCGTGGAATGCCGACAGCGATCTGGCCTACCGTCGATGGACGGCGGAGTTGGGATACGACGAATTGGTTTACCACCAAGATGAACGCTCGGGTGAAGCTGGCGGGCGCGCTGTGGCCGAAATCATGTTGGCCGCCGCACTGGCGGGTGAGCAGGATCTGCCTGACGCAATCTACTGTCTTACTGGGCGCCACGCGGCTGGCCTGCAGGAGCGCCTGCAAGAGGCGGGCTATCGCATCCCTGCGGATATCATGATTGTTGCTGGTTCAGATTCTGAGCAAACCAGAAACAGCACTCCGCCGATCACTTCTGTCGATCTTGTGCCCGAGGCCACCGCAAAGGCTGCCGTCGATTTTCTTCTCCGCAGGCTCGAGGGCGACACGGAAAGCCGTTCACCATTTGTTCAGAACGTGCTGCGATTTCGTGAATCGACGAACCGACCGTTGCTCTGA
- a CDS encoding ABC transporter permease — protein MIRIKTLLGPIGIAAAALFSVVVLGALFAPVLAPYDPTIGSVTNRFQGFSIDHLLGTDQAGRDIFSRLLFGARSALLGPVIVVTITAVFGTGLALISVWWGGIVDSFISRLLDLLFAFPNLLLAMLAIAVFGPSLTTAALALSIAYIPYTARVIRSMALRERNLPYIRSPQLQGISGVVITVRHLVPNIAPLVVTGATINFGFAMIELAALSFLGLGVQAPDADWGLMVADGQQSLLRGYPAESMFAGLLIVLTVASLGYIGERLGGRAAAGRKF, from the coding sequence ATGATTCGCATCAAGACGCTGCTTGGCCCGATCGGCATAGCCGCAGCAGCCCTATTCAGTGTGGTCGTTCTTGGAGCATTATTCGCTCCCGTGCTCGCGCCCTACGATCCCACAATTGGTTCCGTGACCAATCGCTTCCAGGGATTCAGCATTGATCACCTTTTGGGCACTGACCAAGCTGGTCGTGACATCTTCTCCCGACTGCTGTTCGGTGCGAGATCAGCGTTGCTCGGCCCAGTCATTGTCGTGACAATCACGGCAGTGTTCGGTACTGGACTCGCGCTGATCAGTGTCTGGTGGGGTGGGATTGTTGACTCATTTATCAGTCGCCTGCTTGACCTGCTCTTCGCGTTCCCCAACCTGCTGCTCGCGATGCTCGCCATCGCCGTATTTGGCCCGAGCCTGACGACCGCGGCCCTCGCGCTCTCGATCGCGTACATTCCGTACACCGCCCGCGTCATCCGGAGTATGGCGCTTCGCGAACGGAACCTTCCGTATATTCGCTCCCCACAGCTGCAGGGAATCTCGGGGGTTGTCATCACCGTGAGGCATCTTGTGCCAAACATCGCCCCGCTGGTCGTGACCGGGGCCACCATCAACTTTGGTTTCGCGATGATCGAACTCGCGGCACTCTCGTTCCTCGGCCTCGGAGTGCAAGCACCCGATGCTGACTGGGGCCTCATGGTTGCTGACGGTCAGCAGTCGTTGCTGCGGGGTTACCCGGCTGAGAGCATGTTCGCTGGACTATTGATTGTGCTCACCGTCGCCTCGCTGGGGTATATCGGTGAACGACTCGGTGGGCGTGCTGCAGCGGGGAGGAAGTTCTGA
- a CDS encoding ABC transporter ATP-binding protein, whose amino-acid sequence MLEIRDLCMTIASERAEFDILRNVSLSVAAGESVGLVGESGSGKSMTLRSILRIEPSNATVTGNITFAGADVLFLEGEALRRMRSTDVSMIAQNPHAVLNPVLPIVNYLIEGMHDAQGMPKGAARLRAGELLEQVGIDGVDRVLGSYPHQLSGGMLQRVVIAGAIAGKPKLMLADEPTTALDVTTQAEVMAILDEFRRDLGMAMLYVTHDLDLAAAVCDRISVMKDGQIVETGVPEQLRDNPQHPYTRQLMDARPAGIIPQATVPSQTALSEPDVNEGESE is encoded by the coding sequence ATGTTAGAGATTCGCGATCTGTGCATGACGATTGCCTCCGAACGGGCAGAGTTCGACATTCTGCGGAATGTATCGCTGAGCGTTGCCGCGGGTGAATCCGTGGGTCTTGTCGGAGAGTCAGGCAGCGGAAAATCGATGACCCTGAGATCCATTCTTCGAATTGAACCGAGCAACGCTACTGTCACCGGGAACATTACGTTCGCCGGTGCAGATGTGCTTTTTCTGGAGGGCGAGGCTTTGAGGCGGATGCGATCCACCGACGTATCGATGATCGCCCAGAACCCGCACGCGGTATTGAACCCCGTGCTTCCCATCGTCAACTACCTGATCGAAGGTATGCATGATGCGCAGGGGATGCCCAAGGGCGCGGCGCGGTTGCGCGCCGGTGAACTGCTCGAGCAAGTAGGTATCGACGGTGTTGACCGGGTGCTCGGCTCCTACCCTCACCAGCTGTCTGGCGGGATGCTGCAACGTGTCGTTATCGCGGGAGCGATCGCCGGTAAGCCGAAACTCATGTTGGCCGACGAACCGACCACAGCGCTCGACGTCACCACGCAGGCTGAGGTGATGGCGATTCTCGATGAATTCCGCCGCGACCTCGGCATGGCCATGCTCTACGTAACGCACGATCTGGATCTGGCCGCGGCAGTCTGCGACCGCATCAGCGTCATGAAAGACGGTCAGATCGTTGAAACCGGAGTACCGGAACAACTGCGCGACAACCCTCAGCATCCCTACACGCGGCAGCTGATGGATGCGCGACCCGCCGGAATCATTCCGCAAGCGACAGTGCCGTCACAGACAGCATTATCAGAGCCCGACGTGAACGAAGGAGAGTCCGAATGA
- a CDS encoding C45 family autoproteolytic acyltransferase/hydolase, with protein sequence MIDYGPEIIRIDSTDAHERGLQRGSALRGTLADGVRIYLALFAQAGIHKDAVRSNAEQSIESARHWCPSLVEEMRGTAEGAGLELWQIAALNARTEILSSAAGARPGECSTIVNTRNAPVGAQTWDWHDELSDHWHLQDVHGNIRNFVGLTEHGILSKIGINDAGVGIMLNILGHQDDRPDGVPVHLVAARILAEASTLGEAVCILQSAPVSTSSAITVVSPDAAVIVELSPHGAVVLTPHDHVLLHTNHFLDEHLGRGEKPGLYDPDSQLRYGVLAGRVADSPLPMLASDLVPYLVSQPGDAAELCCVPQPGALLGDRWATLATITLDAVARQMTVSVGTPRDAPSVPLVTLVAE encoded by the coding sequence ATGATCGACTACGGCCCTGAGATCATCCGAATCGATTCGACCGATGCCCACGAGCGTGGGCTCCAACGAGGGTCTGCGCTGCGCGGCACCCTCGCCGACGGAGTGCGCATCTATCTGGCGCTCTTCGCGCAGGCTGGCATTCACAAAGACGCGGTTCGGAGTAACGCAGAACAGTCGATCGAGAGCGCCCGTCACTGGTGCCCCAGCCTGGTCGAGGAGATGCGTGGAACAGCCGAAGGCGCTGGTCTCGAACTGTGGCAGATCGCCGCCCTCAATGCGCGCACCGAGATTTTATCTTCTGCCGCCGGGGCACGACCCGGAGAATGTTCGACGATCGTGAACACTCGTAATGCCCCCGTTGGCGCACAGACGTGGGACTGGCACGACGAGCTATCCGACCACTGGCACCTACAAGATGTTCACGGCAATATCCGCAACTTTGTTGGTCTCACTGAGCACGGCATCCTGAGCAAGATCGGGATCAACGATGCCGGCGTTGGCATCATGCTCAATATTCTGGGGCATCAAGATGACCGGCCCGACGGCGTCCCCGTGCACTTGGTCGCGGCGCGAATTCTGGCCGAGGCGTCAACGCTCGGCGAGGCGGTCTGCATTCTTCAGTCAGCGCCGGTGAGTACGTCTAGTGCGATCACGGTGGTGAGCCCGGACGCTGCTGTCATCGTGGAGTTGAGTCCGCATGGAGCGGTCGTGCTCACGCCCCACGACCACGTGCTGTTGCACACGAATCACTTTCTTGACGAGCATCTTGGTCGCGGTGAGAAGCCTGGGCTCTACGACCCCGACTCTCAGCTTCGTTACGGTGTTCTGGCTGGTCGCGTGGCGGATTCACCACTCCCGATGCTGGCAAGCGATTTGGTTCCTTATCTAGTTTCCCAACCGGGCGATGCCGCGGAACTGTGCTGTGTTCCGCAGCCCGGAGCGCTGTTAGGCGATCGCTGGGCGACGTTGGCAACGATCACCCTTGATGCCGTAGCACGGCAAATGACGGTGTCGGTCGGCACTCCCCGCGATGCGCCAAGCGTGCCGCTCGTCACACTGGTAGCGGAGTAA
- a CDS encoding ABC transporter substrate-binding protein, with translation MKKSALASAVVLALALTGCVATDTDAQQDGSGSDELAFTTPPAVGELDLATWNLPFGEPASLDPIKAFNYPENTVVANLCEGLMQLQPDYTIEPNLAESVETPDSTTYIYTIRDGVEFWNGDPLTAEDVVYSLSRHLDPEEGSYWAGDVVGNIASIEKTGDREVTVKLTDPDVTFNSYLVSPIGNIVQKSQREEAGEDYGNPTGLVMCTGPFSIGDWDQGQSISLMRNDNYWNADKMAKAAQVDINFIVDSAAISSALSTGAIDGSYDVPLGSVPTLESASNGTLYLGSSLQVMAIIGTGNGAFADPAVRQALMMATDRQAIADTVYEGTAQPSKSLVPNNGWSYGDDVFTSERDDLRSADVDIEGAKKMLEGATVDLDQTISIVYPAERGYYADIISEIANGGREIGLAVEPVGVPSAQFGAFFSDPEAREGSDAFVTANYMDVPDPLAFLRGIVGPEGSQNFNGYDNSEVNALINEAEATADDDERAGLVNEIQTIVMEDLPWIPIVDSAVRLFMNERVTGVPASFVYLYYPWAADLGASGN, from the coding sequence ATGAAGAAGAGCGCACTAGCTTCCGCCGTCGTTCTCGCGCTTGCCCTCACCGGCTGCGTGGCGACCGACACAGATGCACAGCAAGATGGATCAGGTTCTGACGAGCTGGCATTCACCACGCCACCCGCCGTGGGCGAACTAGATCTCGCAACGTGGAACCTCCCGTTCGGTGAACCAGCATCGCTGGACCCGATCAAGGCCTTCAACTACCCAGAGAACACGGTAGTGGCCAACCTGTGTGAAGGGCTCATGCAGTTGCAGCCCGATTACACCATTGAGCCCAATCTGGCCGAGAGCGTCGAAACTCCAGATTCGACCACCTACATCTACACGATCCGCGATGGCGTCGAATTCTGGAACGGCGATCCACTCACCGCAGAAGACGTTGTCTACAGCCTGAGCCGTCACTTGGATCCCGAAGAGGGAAGCTACTGGGCTGGTGACGTCGTCGGCAACATCGCGTCGATCGAGAAGACCGGAGACCGTGAAGTTACGGTCAAACTCACGGACCCTGATGTCACCTTCAACTCCTACCTAGTGTCGCCGATCGGCAACATCGTTCAGAAGTCTCAGCGCGAGGAAGCCGGCGAAGATTACGGCAACCCGACTGGCCTCGTCATGTGCACCGGTCCTTTCTCGATCGGCGACTGGGACCAGGGTCAGTCGATTTCGCTAATGCGCAACGACAACTACTGGAACGCCGACAAGATGGCCAAGGCCGCCCAAGTCGACATCAATTTCATTGTTGATTCAGCAGCCATTTCGAGCGCATTGAGCACCGGTGCTATCGATGGTTCTTACGACGTGCCGCTTGGCTCAGTGCCCACCCTAGAGAGCGCCAGCAATGGCACGCTCTACCTCGGTAGTTCACTGCAGGTCATGGCGATCATCGGAACCGGCAACGGTGCATTTGCTGATCCAGCAGTACGCCAAGCACTCATGATGGCAACCGACCGCCAGGCAATCGCCGACACCGTATATGAAGGTACTGCGCAACCGTCGAAGTCACTGGTTCCGAACAACGGGTGGTCGTACGGCGACGACGTATTCACGAGTGAACGCGACGACCTGCGATCAGCCGACGTAGACATCGAGGGTGCTAAGAAGATGCTCGAGGGTGCGACAGTGGACCTCGATCAGACAATCAGTATCGTCTACCCCGCAGAGCGTGGCTACTACGCCGACATCATCTCCGAGATCGCCAATGGCGGGCGCGAGATCGGCCTCGCTGTTGAGCCAGTAGGAGTACCCAGCGCCCAGTTCGGTGCTTTCTTCTCTGACCCCGAAGCTCGTGAAGGTAGCGATGCTTTCGTGACCGCGAACTACATGGATGTTCCTGATCCACTTGCTTTCCTTCGCGGCATTGTTGGCCCGGAGGGTTCGCAGAACTTCAACGGCTACGACAATTCCGAGGTCAACGCACTCATCAACGAGGCAGAAGCGACAGCCGACGACGACGAACGAGCAGGACTCGTCAACGAGATCCAAACGATCGTCATGGAAGATCTGCCGTGGATCCCGATCGTCGACTCAGCAGTTCGACTATTCATGAACGAGCGAGTCACTGGCGTGCCAGCATCTTTCGTCTACCTCTATTACCCGTGGGCCGCTGACCTAGGTGCCTCCGGAAACTGA
- a CDS encoding ABC transporter permease produces MFIIRRLFALIGVLIVSSFLVFAGMYAAPGSPEKFLVQGRTVSPEVLAAIRKQYSLDDPFLARFWNWLTGVLQGNFGQSLVNRQDVGDLLATRLPTTITLVVMAAILIMVLGVGLGIVAGTRDGPLDKIILLGSNLGFAVPTFFAALILMSIFSVGLGWFPVFGSGDGFLDRLWHLTLPALALALPSMAVVARITRTSIREERGSEHSIMAMARGVPKRLVQRRHVIRNSMLPVSTIVGVHIAGLIAGAFVIEYAFTLDGIGTLLINAVQTKDFAVVQAIAIILVAAFGLINLLVDLLYAAIDPRVRTRGEG; encoded by the coding sequence ATGTTCATCATACGGAGACTCTTCGCGCTCATCGGCGTGCTCATCGTGTCGAGTTTTCTTGTCTTTGCCGGGATGTATGCAGCCCCGGGCAGCCCAGAAAAATTTCTTGTACAGGGTCGCACCGTCTCGCCCGAAGTTCTCGCCGCGATCCGCAAGCAGTACTCGCTCGATGACCCCTTCCTTGCACGCTTCTGGAACTGGCTCACCGGGGTACTGCAAGGAAACTTTGGGCAATCGCTCGTAAACCGTCAAGACGTGGGCGACTTGCTCGCCACCCGACTGCCCACCACAATCACTCTCGTCGTGATGGCCGCCATCCTGATCATGGTGCTTGGAGTAGGGCTCGGTATCGTCGCCGGTACCCGCGACGGCCCGCTCGACAAGATCATCCTCCTCGGGTCGAACCTCGGCTTCGCCGTCCCCACCTTTTTTGCCGCCCTCATCCTGATGAGCATCTTCAGTGTCGGGCTCGGCTGGTTTCCTGTCTTCGGCTCCGGCGACGGCTTTCTCGACCGGCTCTGGCACCTCACCCTGCCGGCCCTCGCGCTGGCGCTGCCTTCCATGGCGGTCGTCGCGCGCATCACCCGCACCTCCATTCGGGAAGAGCGTGGCTCCGAGCACTCAATCATGGCCATGGCACGCGGCGTACCGAAACGGCTCGTGCAGCGCCGACACGTGATCCGCAACTCGATGCTCCCCGTGAGCACAATCGTCGGAGTGCACATCGCCGGACTCATCGCTGGTGCCTTCGTCATCGAATACGCCTTCACCCTGGATGGCATTGGCACGCTACTGATCAACGCCGTGCAGACCAAGGACTTCGCTGTCGTGCAGGCAATCGCCATCATCCTCGTGGCCGCCTTTGGCCTTATTAATCTTCTAGTTGACCTGCTGTATGCGGCGATCGATCCGCGCGTGAGAACACGAGGTGAAGGATGA
- a CDS encoding ABC transporter ATP-binding protein, whose translation MSTPAIVVDGLTKIFSGHGRHKVTALDNISLTVERGSCLAVVGESGSGKTTLARIIVGLETADSGTVMLNGNPVAERASRRELHRRAREIQMVFQDPQSSLNRRLRVSTAVDEVLRAHTSLNARARRDRCVELFEQVGLKPRQLDALPGELSGGQRQRVAIARALAADPSVIVLDESVAALDVTVQGQILKLLAELRAAKNLSYVFITHDLSVVQLVADQIVVMHRGAIVERGATAEVLSNPQHAYTQLLLACAPRPGWKPQRGLIRAFREKIAS comes from the coding sequence ATGAGCACACCGGCAATCGTCGTGGACGGGCTGACCAAGATTTTCAGCGGCCACGGGCGGCATAAAGTCACCGCGCTCGACAACATCTCCTTGACAGTTGAGCGCGGCTCCTGTCTCGCGGTTGTCGGCGAATCGGGTTCAGGAAAAACAACGCTCGCCCGAATCATCGTGGGACTCGAAACCGCCGATTCGGGAACCGTGATGTTGAACGGAAATCCCGTCGCCGAGCGTGCAAGTCGGCGCGAGTTGCATCGACGTGCTCGCGAGATTCAAATGGTCTTTCAAGATCCGCAGAGTTCGCTCAACCGACGGCTTCGCGTCAGCACCGCCGTTGATGAGGTGCTGCGTGCACACACCTCACTGAATGCTCGCGCGAGACGCGACCGCTGCGTTGAACTTTTCGAACAGGTTGGCCTTAAACCCCGTCAGCTCGACGCGCTACCCGGGGAACTTTCTGGTGGGCAGCGGCAGCGCGTGGCGATCGCACGAGCCCTCGCGGCGGATCCCTCGGTCATTGTGCTCGATGAATCCGTTGCCGCCCTCGACGTCACGGTGCAGGGGCAGATTCTCAAGCTTCTCGCCGAGCTGCGGGCTGCCAAGAACTTGAGTTACGTCTTCATCACCCACGACCTCTCGGTTGTGCAACTGGTGGCCGACCAGATTGTGGTCATGCATCGCGGTGCGATCGTGGAGCGGGGAGCGACAGCCGAAGTTCTTAGTAACCCGCAGCACGCCTACACCCAGCTTTTGCTCGCGTGCGCACCTCGACCGGGGTGGAAACCGCAACGCGGCCTCATTCGCGCGTTCAGGGAGAAGATCGCTTCATGA
- a CDS encoding SGNH/GDSL hydrolase family protein codes for MDETKHILVYSDSLTWGIIPGTRQRLPFDSRWPGVMHKGLNVDGERIRVTEDCLNGRRTVFDDPYKPGRNALAGIHQVIEAQSPLDCVILLLGTNDFQSMHSHNAWHSATGLVAVVNAVRTAPIEPGMPVPPILLVAPPQLDNPRGPIGPKFSGGDVASRGLADAIRQVSVDTGCAFFDANAVTTSSTVDGVHLDANQHETLGRALTPVVAELLRSA; via the coding sequence ATGGACGAGACGAAGCACATCCTCGTGTACTCCGACTCGCTCACGTGGGGGATCATCCCCGGGACTCGGCAGCGGCTCCCGTTCGACTCCCGGTGGCCGGGCGTGATGCACAAGGGGCTCAACGTCGACGGTGAGCGGATCCGCGTCACCGAGGATTGCCTCAACGGGCGGCGCACAGTCTTCGACGACCCGTACAAGCCAGGGCGCAACGCGCTCGCTGGCATCCACCAAGTCATCGAAGCGCAGTCGCCCCTCGACTGCGTCATACTCCTGCTCGGCACGAACGACTTCCAGTCGATGCATTCGCACAATGCCTGGCACTCGGCGACGGGTCTGGTGGCGGTCGTTAACGCCGTGCGTACTGCGCCGATCGAGCCGGGGATGCCGGTGCCGCCGATTCTCCTCGTTGCGCCACCGCAGCTCGACAACCCTCGCGGCCCCATCGGCCCAAAATTCTCCGGCGGGGATGTTGCCTCGCGCGGCCTCGCAGATGCGATCCGGCAGGTGAGTGTGGACACGGGGTGTGCTTTCTTCGACGCGAACGCCGTCACCACCAGCAGCACAGTCGACGGGGTGCACCTGGATGCCAACCAGCACGAGACGCTCGGGCGTGCGCTTACGCCCGTGGTCGCGGAACTGCTGCGGAGCGCGTAA
- a CDS encoding threonine/serine ThrE exporter family protein — protein MSKGISYRVREFQQRVSRSLITMAGGALRSNNAPTQLISIPGSEQQLSQRHARSVIDLCLRAGEAMLATGASAADVVATVLRISTAYGVSGMHVDITFTSLTVSVHRGMNEDPMSIMRIVKVRTIDYTRLQNVYWLIDQITGPDGPGDVDETREQLGAILTTPHPYRRWVVTAGKAILAAGVVVIFDASFVLVLVAAASAAISDLMTRRLGLWSVPAFFAQMAAAAVTTAIAVFMFWLRSVGIEIPGSNSPTVIVIAGIIMLLSGVGLTASASDAIGGYYVTATARGLEVIMMTLGLAVGISIVLSISLRLGIPVAVGDSLGESRSLISGMVGSAIIAVGFALTSYVRLRLLPLMAIGASLVFAVYWVVLPSAPEPGLAPALAGTAAGVISYLLYRWLKVPEGATNMVGIIALLPGLALYRGIYALMDSEFGVNEALPAMVMALATGLGLAAGTTIGGFVARRTFGFDRSAMLALRRSRTPR, from the coding sequence GTGAGTAAGGGCATCAGCTACCGGGTTCGGGAATTTCAGCAACGGGTGAGTCGTTCCCTCATCACTATGGCTGGGGGAGCCCTGCGTTCAAACAATGCGCCCACTCAGCTCATTTCGATTCCGGGGAGTGAGCAGCAGCTATCCCAGCGACACGCACGGTCAGTCATCGACCTGTGTTTGCGCGCCGGCGAGGCAATGCTGGCGACAGGAGCATCCGCGGCTGACGTAGTCGCTACCGTGCTTCGCATCAGTACCGCGTATGGCGTCAGCGGAATGCACGTCGACATCACCTTCACCTCGCTCACCGTCTCGGTGCATCGGGGGATGAACGAAGACCCGATGTCGATCATGCGCATCGTGAAAGTGCGCACCATCGACTACACGCGGCTGCAGAACGTGTACTGGCTGATCGACCAGATCACCGGGCCGGATGGTCCCGGAGATGTGGATGAGACACGCGAGCAGCTTGGCGCGATTTTGACCACACCCCACCCGTACCGTCGCTGGGTGGTGACCGCGGGTAAAGCGATTCTGGCGGCAGGTGTCGTGGTGATCTTTGACGCGAGCTTTGTGCTGGTGCTTGTGGCGGCCGCATCCGCGGCTATCTCGGATCTCATGACGCGTCGTCTAGGGCTCTGGTCGGTTCCCGCCTTTTTTGCTCAGATGGCTGCCGCGGCGGTGACCACTGCGATCGCCGTGTTCATGTTTTGGCTTCGCTCGGTTGGCATCGAAATACCCGGATCGAACAGTCCGACCGTCATCGTCATCGCAGGCATCATCATGCTTCTTTCCGGCGTCGGGCTCACCGCGTCAGCCAGTGACGCGATCGGCGGCTACTACGTCACGGCAACTGCCCGCGGATTGGAAGTCATCATGATGACGCTCGGCCTCGCGGTCGGCATCTCGATCGTGCTGAGCATCTCCCTGCGCCTCGGAATCCCGGTGGCAGTGGGCGACTCTCTCGGAGAAAGTCGAAGCCTAATTTCTGGGATGGTCGGCTCTGCGATCATCGCCGTCGGCTTCGCCCTCACCTCATACGTGCGGCTGCGGCTGCTGCCGCTCATGGCAATCGGGGCCAGCCTCGTATTCGCCGTGTACTGGGTGGTGTTGCCATCGGCGCCTGAACCCGGGCTTGCTCCCGCCCTTGCCGGCACAGCTGCCGGCGTCATCAGCTACCTTCTCTACCGTTGGCTGAAAGTGCCAGAAGGCGCCACAAACATGGTAGGAATTATTGCCCTGCTCCCCGGACTCGCACTGTACCGAGGCATCTACGCGCTGATGGATTCCGAATTTGGAGTGAACGAAGCGCTGCCCGCAATGGTCATGGCACTAGCGACCGGCTTGGGGCTCGCTGCCGGCACAACAATCGGGGGGTTTGTTGCTCGACGAACCTTCGGATTCGACCGCTCGGCAATGCTGGCGCTGAGACGGTCGCGGACGCCGCGGTAA